Genomic window (Cololabis saira isolate AMF1-May2022 chromosome 10, fColSai1.1, whole genome shotgun sequence):
CACAATGGAGCTGAAAAACATTAAGAAGGGCAAATTCAGTGACTGTGCAATGCTGTAAATGAAACTAAATGCTGAGGCTCATGGGTGCtgacattattttttctcttcttgaTCAGAATGATTGAAGACTGCGGGCAGAGTGGTGACAACATGGCAGATAGAAGGCAGCTGTATGTCGAGATGAGTAAGTGCTCAGGGCCAGAGCTCAGTGTGATGTATATCAGACTGTTTTACTCACTGACCATAAAAATGGCAAATTCTTCTTTAATAAGCCTCGTGTGAAGCAAATATCATGAAGATTGAGTGTCCCCACTGATGTTAAGGAGATGGATTTTAAATACTAACACACATGCCAGTACTGTTCAcacataaacatttttttttgttgccattCAACCATTAACATGATACTTGTTCGTAATCTCAGAGACTGCTGACCCCACCTGATGTGTTGAGAGGTGGGGTACAACTTGGAAAAGTCGGATCTTGAGAGTATATTTCATCCGCTCTTGGGAACAAGAAATGCAAAATTGAAATActtataaacataaacatgcaTACAACACCATACTTTATCAGAACCTTTAATCATCACATGCTGAATTAGATATAAACATAAGAAAAAATCTGAGATCTTAAACTTTCCATTTTGATTGTTATACATGTTCTTCTAGCTGATATTTTTCACGTTAAATAATGAATACATCTTCTTCAGGGGCTCAAGATTTGGATTCCATACGGTTGTCAACGTACAGAACAGCCTGCAAGCTCAGATTTGTGCAGAAGAAGTGTAACTGTGAGTCCGACGCATTGAATGTTTTACTACATCACGCCAATCATACTTGGCTGGCATCAAAAcgctcctttttgttttgtttgttttgtttccagtgCATTTGGTTGATATTTGGAACGTCATCGAGGCTTTCCGTGAGAACAACCTCAACAGCATGGACGTCAGTGCTGAGCTCTCTGTGGCTCGCTTGGAAGTGGTACTGTCCACTATCTTTTACCAGTTAAACAAGCGCATGCCCACCACCCACCAGATCAACGTGGAGCAGTCCATAAGCCTGCTGCTCAACTTCCTGCTGGCGGCTTATGACCCGTGAGTAACGTGTCATATGACATTCGTTTGCTGCTGGTGTACTCTCATGTTGGCAGTTTTGACGTGAGCTAATGAAGCATGAGATCTATATGTGATGTGTCAGCCACAGAGGAGGGAAAACATACTATTTCCAATGATAATATGGCAACATATGGGCTTAAAAGTACATGTTTTTGTGTGATTAAAGCAAAGCTTAATACAGTTAAAGCAagcagtcattttaatgcaaacTTTCCTTTAGAAAAACAAGATTGAATGTGTCCCTTTTACAAAAACAGTTGAATTCAATGGATTCTGGTCTTGACATATCCCTTTGAATGAATCTGAGCTTTTCTTTGTCATTTATTGCTTCTTTTAGGGAGGGGCATGGCAAGATATCTATCTTCGTTGTGAAGACGGTCCTTGCAACCATGTGTGGAGGGAAAATTCTGGATAAATTAAGATGTAAGAAGCAAAAGAAAATCTTTTCCTGCTTATAATTGTGAAAAATTGCATGATTATCACATATATTCCCAGTAATAAATCAACATATTGTCTTTGTAAACGTCACAGTTTTCTAGTCAAATCAATGTAATGAGCTAGAATGTATAACACAAACTTATTACTGACTGGATTTTCTGTGTTTCAGTCTTAGTCTGTTGTTTTTAGACACAGCAGTAATGTTGGCCTGGTTCCTCACGGCCATAGGAAGCCCTTATTCATTATGCCAATGATAGACTTTGTTACATAATGTACAAAAATCTGTGGGAGCAGCAGCTTGTAAGAGAACAAGATGAGGGCTGGTGTTTTGTTACAACTGATCATTACAACTGctttattttgatttgttttcacAAACAAGTGGGGATAATTGCGTTGTGTAATTAGCCGACTGTGGAGGCATCTGAAAATTGCTTTGATTAATTCCTTTTATGTCTCCCCTCGATTTTTGCAGATATCTTTTCACAAATATCCGATTCAGCTGGGATAATCGTGCACTCGCAGTTTGACCAGTTTCTGCGCGAGGTTCTCAAATTACCCATGGCGGTGTTTGAGGGACCTTCTTTCGGCTACACTGAGCAAGCTGCACGGACCTGCTTTGGCCAGCAGGTACGATTcgattaaccagtttaaaacatCCGTTATTGTATGAATATTGATGAAAATTAATCTTGCTCTTCTCTGTAACaaacatcaatagaaaaaggTCTCCCTCAACACATTCCTCGATACCTTGATGTCAGACCCGCCCCCCCAGTGTTTGGTGTGGTTTCCGCTTATGCATCGACTCGCCAACGTGGAGAACGGTAAAAGTCCACACACATTATTTCCTAGAAAAGCTTGCAGTCCTGCGTGGATGTAAAGTTCAGCTTTGCATCATCATCACACAATTAGTCAAGCAGAGACACACAGAGTGTTGTAGCACGTTTGTGTGTCATAAGCAACATAAGCAACGTCCATGTGAGCAGAGTAGCACCGTGACatgtgctcacacacacaccgtatTTAGCTCTCGCTTCACTGCCTTCTGTTTACACTGAGAACAACATTGTCAATATCTCACTACATCTCTCCTTAGATTGATGGTAATTAATCCTGTCCCGTATGCAATTCGTCTGCACAATATCTGGTATTCTAGTCACATCtgcttgtgtgcgtgtgtttgtgcatctgtgtgcacgtgtgttttgcgtgcgtgtggcccctcctctcctccctgcAGTCTTTCACCCGGTCGAGTGCTCCTACTGCCATACTGAGAGTATGATGGGCTTCCGCTACCGCTGCCAGCAATGTCATAATTACCAGCTCTGTCAGGACTGCTTCTGGAGGGGGCATGCCAGTGGTTCCCATAGCAACCAGCACCAAATGAAGGAGTATACGTCATGGGTAAGGaaagaggaggggaggaggggaggtACGGGCTAAGGGAGGTGTGTCTGGATTGGATCAGTCAATGTGGATATTTCTGTTCTGCTTCTTCAGCACCATATAAAGATGCTGCATTTCCATTGTAGTTGATAGTATTGAtgtcatatattttttttgatttAACATTTGGCATGTCCCCTCTGTATTTCTTTTAGAAGTCCCCTGCGAAGAAGTTATCCAATGTCCTCAGTAAGTCACTGAGCTGTGCATCCAGCAGAGAGCCCCTTCACCCCATGTTTCCTGAAATGCCAGAGAAACCTCTCAACCTAGCTCATATTGTGTAAGTTCATCTTTTTGTTATTCTTTTTAACAATGCCGAAGCTGAGGAATTAATGTAGGACTTATATTTTACTGCACTTCTAAAATGTTTGGTTCTATCCTTCAGTTTATAATAATCCCATAGCTACCTCCGAGTCTGAAGTGATTCTCGTGAAGCTCTTTGCTCAACTGATCAATGAGCTTTAATTATAGCTTTGGGAATAGAACTTGTAACAGTGCTAATACCTCATTCTGTGGTTTACCTGTTCCATTTTTTATGTAGTACAAGCAGAGACTTTTTGGAATCTGGCGCTGCCAATTTAAGCCCTCATTTCAGACTCTgcatatttcatttattttaacacATATTATGAGAATTACATTGAATACAAAATAACTTCTATTAATAGCTCCATCAGCTTTGCAACTTTTAAACCAATTTTAATTCAGTGTAAGAACTAGAAAAccatatacagtggggcaaaaaagtattgtcagccaccaattgtgaaAGTTCtaccacttaaaaagatgagagaagcCTGTAACTTTCATCATaactcaactatgagagacagaatggggggaaagaatccaggataTCACATTGTAGGagttttactgaattaattggtaaattccctggtaaaataagtatttggtcacctacaaacaagcaagatttctggctttcacagacctgtaacttcttctttaagaggctcctctgtcctccactcgttctctgtattaatggcacctgtttaggttatcagtataaaagacaactgtccacaacctcaaacagtcacactccaaactccacaatggccaagaccacagagctgtcaaaggacctgagaaacaaaattgtagacctgcaccaggctgggaagactgaatctgcaacaggtcagcagcttggtgtgaagaaatcaactgtggcagcaattattagaaaatggaagacttACAAGCCACTGATAATGTCCCtggatctggggctccacgcaagatctcaccccgtggggtaaaaatgatcacaagaacggtgagtaaaactcccagaaccacacgggggacctagtgaatgacctgcagagagctgggaccaacgTAACAAAGGTACCATCAGTAACTCACTACGCCGCCATGGACTCAAATCCTCAAGTGCCAGACGTCCCCCTGCTGAAGACAGTACATGTTCAgacccgtctgaagtttgctagagagcatttggatgatgcagaagaggcttgggagaatgttatttggtcagatgaaaccaaaatagaactttttggtagaaacacaacctGTCGTGTTTGGAGGTGAAAGAAAAGCtgagaacaccaaacctactgtgaagcatgggggtggaaacatcatgctttggggaggtttttctgcaaagggaccaggacgactgatccgtgtatgggaaagaatgaatgaggCCATGTAtcatgagattttgagtgaaaacctccttccatcagcaagggcattgaatatgaaacgtggctgggtctttcagcatgacaatgatcccaaacacaccgcccgggcaacgaaggagtggcttcgtaagaaacatttccagGTCCAGGAGTGgcccagtctccagatctcaaccccatagaaaatctttggagggagttgaaagtctgtgtgtCCATGTGAttttcaggatttttttttttcattttgtctctcatagttgactggtgtctgactaaatacttttttgccccactgtatgtagTTTATGCCTATATTAGGTTTTgcataaacaaattaaatacaCAAAGTTGGAAAATTGCTTTGTAAAGTTTGGTATTAAAAAGATCCTTTAATGCTGTGTGGGGTTTTCGTTACTTTCGGTGTGCTACGTAAATACTGGTCATTTTAGAGCGCTGCAACGTTACAATGGTCAAAGTTGGCTGATAGTCACTACAACAGGTTCCTTTCCCTGTGTTTGTCCTTGTTTATCATGTCCACTGTGTACATATTGGCTTCAACAGCAAATATAAAAGCTCTTCAGGTACTTCAGGCATCTcagcagatttatttatttttttacattgcaACTTGTGTTATTTGTACATTTACCGACCAGTTGGGTTAAAAATTTTATGACATATGGGACGCTTTCATACAGTTTACAATCTACTACTTGCATGATGTCTTTTGTCATGCTTTTGTTTCAAATAACCAAAAAGAAAATGGTCACAATGCATGCAATAATTGGAAATAacagtgtgggttttttttttttttttgtaaaaaatgtgaccaatcagaaaagaccaggggcctcatttataaagcttgcatgcgcacaaaacagggctttaAAGATGCTGGAGCTGAAACAGATTACTAATATACACTCAGTGGTCTTTTCATGAAGTACACGTTGCTGGTACTGAGTTAGGCCCCCTTTGCCTCCAAAGTAGCCTTAATTCTCTGTGGCATAGACTCGATAGAAGTCTGGTTCATACCTCAGCGATCCTAGTCCATATTGGCATCACATAGATGTCCACATTTGTCAGCTCCACATCTGTGTTGCAACTCTCCCGTCTCACCACGTCATAAAGGTGCTGATATCCGGTGAGCTTTGCGTCCATTTAATTACCCCGACCTAATTTTCATGTCAGAGaaagcattttaaaatgatTTGAACTTTGACATCGGTGCATTATCCTGCTGAAAGCAGCCATCAGCGGATAACTAGTGTCATTTTCCCATTTTAGGCTGACAGGAGTGGAACCCTTCAAGCTTTAAAGCGCTTTGCATACAGAGATGGACTTCTGCATACCTTGTTAGTAACAAGGGGGTTATTGACTTGCTGCCGCCTTTCTATCATCTTGCACAGTCTGGCCATTCttctctgacctctggcatgaAAAAGGCAATTTTGCCCAGAGAATTGACGTGTACTGGACATTTACTCTTTTTCAGACCTTTCTTTGTATACTCTAGAGATGGTTACATGTGGAAATCTGAACAGATGAGCAGTTTCTGAATTGCTGCCTTCAAAACCACTTAAATCATCGTTCTTCTTCATTGATCCTCAGTTTGAACTTCCTCCGGTCATCTTGACACTCTTTACATACCTGAAATGCATTGAGCTGCTCCCTCATGATGAACTGATTAGATATTTCTATCAAACGAGCAACTGGTCTGTGAGAGTAAACGTTAAAACTAATATCTACAGTCTTACTTCCAGGTgaaaacaattattttatttattcttttaactGTAAATGTCTTGCACGTTACTTGTAATATTGCCTTGGAGAATTGATCCGATTGTAATTAAGTATTCCTTTCCTTGTCCTTTACATTCTTCACAATAGAGATACGTGGTGAGTTTGCCTTAATTATTTACCATACTTGTATGTTTTAtgccccgtccacacgtagccgggtatctgctaaaccgaagatattttcctacgtttggacctgtcatccacatgaaaacgcaaataaacgaatgtttaaaaaaactccgggcaaagtgaagatttttgaaatctCCGTTTACGTATATGCATGTAGAcctggtgtagacagagacaaccggagttttgcgttttcgaacgtcacattatgcgccaaaacaacaacaaatctgctctgacgtctaATGTCTGACCTtcgtttactacagaactacagaagcATGAATGCCTTGAAAACTGCGGTGGTTCTAATTATTGTGCAGGCtttgtttacttttattttccacGCCCAACTACTGCTCCAAGAGCACAGGCGACGGACAAGATTGCGGTCGGTAATTTACCCCCTCTTAGACACTCAACCTAGGCATGAACCTCGCCGTAATCATCGACGCCGCTTTTGGGTCAGACCGGGACGCACTGCCAGCTGGTGGGAAAACTTCGAGACTGAAGTCGTACTCCCAGAGGAATGGCGTGAGAATTTTCGTATGTCCCGTTCCTCACTCCTGTCGCTGTCGGAGATGTTACGTCCTCATATTGAGGGGCGGTCCACGGTCATGCGATCACCCGTCAGTGTGATCAAAAAAGTTGCGTGCACGCTTTACTATTTAGCTGACGAGGGCAGATTACGGAAAACAGCTAATGCATTTCGTTTGTCAAGACTGATAGGATTTGGGGAAATAATCGGAAATAATGccatctacaggtttggaatgcttatgaatgtggtcgaaaaacgcagatcttcggttatgtgtggaaggtttttttttaaaaacgatgtaatgtggatacaaattattttataaacggaggggggaaatattcggttttaaaaatacccggctacgtgtgtacataGCCTTAGTTGCAGTAGATTTGAGTCATTTGTCATCACATTTTAGGTCTAATATTGTCAACACTGAACTGACTGTCACTGTTGTTAACCTGCCATGTCGCTGATTCACTAATTCATTCTTGCATGTTTTCATATATGACATCCCTATAGCATATGTTCCCAAATTCTGGTAAATGTACTCTTCTACTGAAGTGAACAGGAAGTCCCCTTGGCTGAACGAAAGAAGCACAGGCATGTGTTTTAGCTATTTTgatttaaaattacatttatgtCCCACCCAGGCCACCGAGACCAGTGAACATCACCAATGACTACTCACTCTCCCACTCCATGCCTACATCAGGGAACCCTTACTCCACCAAAAAGTGAGTAGACTCAGTCTAACAATAGATGCCCCGGATTTCATAACAGATCTTTTCAGTCGGTCATGCTCCCCGAAGGCCCTGTGCCCCGTGACACACACACTGTCTGTTATTTTCTTTCCTATCTTTTTCTAAATGTGTCTTGGTGTGTGCAAACATTTGTGTATACCCATTTATGTGGCTCCTTGAGCTGAATGTAAATGGCTTGCCTTGCAGTAAGAATAATGATGTTGGGCAAAGAAGGCCCCTGACAGGGGCTGCTCCACATCTGTTGAAAGGGAAAGGGTAAGTGGCGCAGGTGTGCATATGAGAAGGTTTTTCTCCTGCAAATGCATGTGTGAACTAATATAGATAATAATCAAAGGGCATGGACAAGAGTGTTGATTGTCCTCAGAATACTATTAGCAAACCTTCCTTCTTATAGAGGGACTTAATCTGTCGTGCTCAAGGGGCTGTTTCATGAAAATTATTTGCCATTAGTTCAGAATGTCTCTTGAAAGCTTTTCATTCACACAGAAATGGAAAACACTAACTGCGAGCGCCTTATATAAGTGTGTTTTAATGTTACCATTAGTCTCTGCTATGTTAGAGTCTCAGCAGTTACGTCGCATAAACTTGCAGGCTCCTTATTAACCGTGTTTGGAAATTGGTTTACTTGTTTAGTTTAAATGGGATCACtttgctatttcagttgctgttAATGTTCTATTTTTGAAGATAAAGGTAGTATCGATTTTTCTAGTGAAAGGCATTTGGACTCCTCTCTACCTGCACCACAGAGACTGCTTTCTTGCTCGCCTTCAGAGCAAAAACCTTATTCAAAAACATACAGATGATGTGATGAGTAACAGATttgcattaaaggggacctattatgaaaaacacgttttctcttgctttaacatatataaagtggtctcccctcagcctgccaactcagagaaggaggaaagcaaccaaattctgtagtgtctgtacagccgcccggatgatccatccagtgtgatgtggcttctacgagccgttcagattctgcttccTTTCGTTACGTATttgaaaatgcgatttacatagattggcctccgatgcgtgaaaccacgcccacaactaactccaccggccggagcttccgccatttttttgtagcgatgtatcgcgtcattcaggcagccaatcagcacagagcctcatcatcatagccccgcccactcagaatcccgcatagataatgaggttagagaatgggatgctaaagacattcctcagaggctgaaagtctcatttatttagcaaaaacaatcaaaagcttgtttttaagacattcaaggtctgTTTAAGATAAGTATTAGATGCctgataggtcccctttaagctacaTGTGTAAGAGTATTTGACAGTGCAGTCTCTGTTTGTACAGGCTGACAAAGCTTCAAGTAATAGGGCTTCAAGGAGGTCTACACAATAGCTGATTATTTTTTCTACACTTAATAAGCATTGACTTTTAAAAGCTTAGGACACTGATTAAAAAGTATGACTTTAatgtttcaattcaattatatttatatgacatctattacaacagaagttgtctctaggtgctttccagagacccagaacatgacccccgagcaattattacataaacaatggcagataaaaactctcctagtgggagaaaaacctattatggcatttaatggatattttaaacaggccttaaatgtcttaaaaacaatcaaaagcttgttttttctacataaatcagaaattcagcctctgggccatgtctctatttttaccgcttctaaccttctctatgctggattctgaggggcggggaggctatgataatgaggctctgtgctgattggctgcctgaattacgtgtagcaggggaggaaacAAAGcctctgggcagaagagcagcggctgcgtacacaaagcgtgtcccatgcgagcgagcttcggcgacaaaataaattccattcatttattttttttgtattggactgtcctaactggccgcgagtttaacggtttcagtgtggacagagagcgtccgatgtcacgtgATAGTCgtacgctcgcatgcagttaggacacggtgtaaacggatcttaaagcctgaattacggttctgcgttaaatcgacgcatactctccgccgtaggctctgcgttggtgaaacgcggaaccataaatcagcctttagttccctggccgggtcacctcgtcttcacactatcagttctttactccgattcctcatcatttcatttcttatgttacaagacaaatgaatcatgttaactgtaaagaaatcacaacactgagtGTTCACAAacggcaactttattgttaaaaaaaaaaaaaaaaaatttatgcactattgctggctcaagaaaggaccgtgcgtcttctgaaggtgtcgttgaacagcttcaggtgcattgcttggaagatctgaaaccataaacagaaaaaaattactaatagagctccggagctgagctaaatacgtagcccatgcaaagatcatacttgtagaccaataaaaataacgtcacttaccgctgactcgtgtccagttgccgggtccgtactgatacttttatgagggtaagtgtcgatgcaaaacctaatttccaCTGTCTCTCGTTGTTTAAACCATATATCTAtggttcaaacagccaccgcttctaaacaatggtggaagctccggccggtggagttagttgtgggcgtggtttcagcagcggaggaggccGAGACGTGGTTtacattttggtgacgtaacgaaaatgcgcaaatctgaacggctcgtaaaagtcacatgacactggaaggatcctccgggcggggtgtacagacactgcacaatttggttgctttagtccttctctgtgttgtcagggtgaggggagaccactttatatatgttaaagcaagaaaaaaacttgtttttcatataaggtcacctttaaagccaaacagtggcaagaaaaactccctttaggagggaagaaaccttgagcaggaccaggctcataagggggggaccctcctgctggaggccagctgggcagagtaGGAAATGGAGATCAGACTGAGAGAATgaagacagagagaggagagacacagacacaatggtgaGTTGGTGTACTGCAGGGGTGACTACATAAACAGATTTAGACAGCAGACtatgaggtggtcagagggcggGATTACAGATATCCAACAGACACAtctatacagacaggtggaagcaagcagtaggatgatcagagggggggaccgcagggcagcatgcagctcctgaagctctggcctgcaaacatgcatagAAGCGAAAAGGAGggagcagaccagcacaacaaagtacaagaacaatggagcacAATTATAGTGATGACACTCCTTTCACATGACTCCATCAAATCTATCAAACCACATGAGCCAAAACCAAAAACCTCTGGATCCGACTCTTCACACAATGCAAACCCAGTAACCTTTCTATGAGGTAAACACACACCCCAGTTTATAATACATTTCCTTTGCTCCACTGATCAGTATATTTATACTGCCAGTGGACATAAgtcattttaagaattttttttttttgctttgttttggttttctggcTTAAAGCTTTCTATTCTGATTAACTCACTGCAATCATCAGGTAGCCAGGTGTTTGTATCAAAGTCCCAATAAACCAGCAATTTCCAAAGGGACTCCTCAGAGATGAAAGCGCTTCATGAGGTTCATGAgactattttgtttttgttataatTAATAAACTAACTCCTGTGTTTATGTATTGCTTGTCAGAGGTTATTGGCATGGTTGCTGTACAAGACTACATGCTTAATATGTCTTGTAGGCATGGGTTATTTAAATTATAAACTGACTTTCAATATTTTTAATAGTAGAGAACATAGTCGTTGATACATGATTTTAATAATTTGGCTTGTAATCTTTTATTTCTCTGGGCATGTATTAGTCCATGGTCTTAGCCTCCATCAGTCGTGTGTCTTCCATTCATAGTATGGCCTTGTTTCTCTCTAGTCACCCATGAATAGCTGCCTTTCAGCCACTCTCCTCCTCTCATTTTGTGTTTTGCTCTTTTTCTCCCGCATCTGGTGTCCTCTCTCATTTCCCAGCTATGCCTCTGTTGTCACCTGTGAAATATAATGTTTTATATTTGTGAAACCCTGCACTGTTCCAGGTTGAAGTACAACCTTGATGTCGCTGATAGACTTGCTGATGAACATGTTCTTATTGGCCTCTATGTGAATCTGctgcaaaacaaccccaaaacaTGGTTAGTGGGTGTGCTGCTGTGTTTGATAAAACACCAGCGGAACAACTGTGTTCTGCTGAATCGCTCTCTCACAGCCTTTCCTCTAACCTAAAGTACTTCTGAATGTTTTACAGTCCTAATCCTGCATGCTATCAGGCTGGTTGGAGAGTGGATGAAATGACCTTTGACATTTCTGTCAACTCATTATTATAACTCAGCTTCACATGGATGTTAAATCTAACACTTGTCTCATCGTCATTTAATTAAATTTGGAGAAGAAAAACCAGTAGATATATTGTATAGTTCACGATGGATTCGTGACTTAATTATCTTCATCGTTATAAAAAGTATTGTGTATTTGGTCTTTTACATCTTGAGTCAGTTTAAAATGAGGTTTGTAGaatcatatatatttttacactgAAATGATGCCATATTCTCACCTCTATACAACATTATCATCATGTTGGATACTCTGTATTGCTTCTTTGTTTTCATGGTTTCATATCTTTCTGTGGTTGTATCTCCTTTATCTGTAACAA
Coding sequences:
- the dtna gene encoding dystrobrevin alpha isoform X2, giving the protein MVRYKRMIEDCGQSGDNMADRRQLYVEMRAQDLDSIRLSTYRTACKLRFVQKKCNLHLVDIWNVIEAFRENNLNSMDVSAELSVARLEVVLSTIFYQLNKRMPTTHQINVEQSISLLLNFLLAAYDPEGHGKISIFVVKTVLATMCGGKILDKLRYIFSQISDSAGIIVHSQFDQFLREVLKLPMAVFEGPSFGYTEQAARTCFGQQKKVSLNTFLDTLMSDPPPQCLVWFPLMHRLANVENVFHPVECSYCHTESMMGFRYRCQQCHNYQLCQDCFWRGHASGSHSNQHQMKEYTSWKSPAKKLSNVLSKSLSCASSREPLHPMFPEMPEKPLNLAHIVPPRPVNITNDYSLSHSMPTSGNPYSTKNKNNDVGQRRPLTGAAPHLLKGKGLKYNLDVADRLADEHVLIGLYVNLLQNNPKTCLLESSNHQDEEHSLIARYAARLAADAAAQQQRVPIDLPCSLDANKQQRQLIAELESKNREILQEIQRLRLQHEEASQPPPDKGQQNPTLLAELRLLRQRKDELEQRMSTLQESRRELMVQLEQLMMLLKTQGAGSPRSSPSHTISRSIPTPIHSDSTSTTPTHTPQDSLMGVGGDVQEAFAQGPRRNLRNDLLIAADSITNTMSSLVKELNSDLSETDSTVDSDFGRCDTLGSASSDPFFAYKPRPASTADEEMFENNLEQQLEDELKMEEMVKHRQETGKNCMVTLQQ
- the dtna gene encoding dystrobrevin alpha isoform X5, with product MIEDCGQSGDNMADRRQLYVEMRAQDLDSIRLSTYRTACKLRFVQKKCNLHLVDIWNVIEAFRENNLNSMDVSAELSVARLEVVLSTIFYQLNKRMPTTHQINVEQSISLLLNFLLAAYDPEGHGKISIFVVKTVLATMCGGKILDKLRYIFSQISDSAGIIVHSQFDQFLREVLKLPMAVFEGPSFGYTEQAARTCFGQQKKVSLNTFLDTLMSDPPPQCLVWFPLMHRLANVENVFHPVECSYCHTESMMGFRYRCQQCHNYQLCQDCFWRGHASGSHSNQHQMKEYTSWKSPAKKLSNVLSKSLSCASSREPLHPMFPEMPEKPLNLAHIVPPRPVNITNDYSLSHSMPTSGNPYSTKNKNNDVGQRRPLTGAAPHLLKGKGLKYNLDVADRLADEHVLIGLYVNLLQNNPKTCLLESSNHQDEEHSLIARYAARLAADAAAQQQRVPIDLPCSLDANKQQRQLIAELESKNREILQEIQRLRLQHEEASQPPPDKGQQNPTLLAELRLLRQRKDELEQRMSTLQESRRELMVQLEQLMMLLKTQGAGSPRSSPSHTISRSIPTPIHSDSTSTTPTHTPQDSLMGVGGDVQEAFAQGPRRNLRNDLLIAADSITNTMSSLVKELNSEDLSETDSTVDSDFGRCDTLGSASSDPFFAYKPRPASTADEEMFENNLEQQLEDELKMEEMVKHRQETGKNCMVTLQQ
- the dtna gene encoding dystrobrevin alpha isoform X6, with the protein product MVRYKRMIEDCGQSGDNMADRRQLYVEMRAQDLDSIRLSTYRTACKLRFVQKKCNLHLVDIWNVIEAFRENNLNSMDVSAELSVARLEVVLSTIFYQLNKRMPTTHQINVEQSISLLLNFLLAAYDPEGHGKISIFVVKTVLATMCGGKILDKLRYIFSQISDSAGIIVHSQFDQFLREVLKLPMAVFEGPSFGYTEQAARTCFGQQKKVSLNTFLDTLMSDPPPQCLVWFPLMHRLANVENVFHPVECSYCHTESMMGFRYRCQQCHNYQLCQDCFWRGHASGSHSNQHQMKEYTSWKSPAKKLSNVLSKSLSCASSREPLHPMFPEMPEKPLNLAHIVPPRPVNITNDYSLSHSMPTSGNPYSTKKLKYNLDVADRLADEHVLIGLYVNLLQNNPKTCLLESSNHQDEEHSLIARYAARLAADAAAQQQRVPIDLPCSLDANKQQRQLIAELESKNREILQEIQRLRLQHEEASQPPPDKGQQNPTLLAELRLLRQRKDELEQRMSTLQESRRELMVQLEQLMMLLKTQGAGSPRSSPSHTISRSIPTPIHSDSTSTTPTHTPQDSLMGVGGDVQEAFAQGPRRNLRNDLLIAADSITNTMSSLVKELNSEDLSETDSTVDSDFGRCDTLGSASSDPFFAYKPRPASTADEEMFENNLEQQLEDELKMEEMVKHRQETGKNCMVTLQQ
- the dtna gene encoding dystrobrevin alpha isoform X4, which encodes MVRYKRMIEDCGQSGDNMADRRQLYVEMRAQDLDSIRLSTYRTACKLRFVQKKCNLHLVDIWNVIEAFRENNLNSMDVSAELSVARLEVVLSTIFYQLNKRMPTTHQINVEQSISLLLNFLLAAYDPEGHGKISIFVVKTVLATMCGGKILDKLRYIFSQISDSAGIIVHSQFDQFLREVLKLPMAVFEGPSFGYTEQAARTCFGQQKKVSLNTFLDTLMSDPPPQCLVWFPLMHRLANVENVFHPVECSYCHTESMMGFRYRCQQCHNYQLCQDCFWRGHASGSHSNQHQMKEYTSWKSPAKKLSNVLSKSLSCASSREPLHPMFPEMPEKPLNLAHIVPPRPVNITNDYSLSHSMPTSGNPYSTKNKNNDVGQRRPLTGAAPHLLKGKGLKYNLDVADRLADEHVLIGLYVNLLQNNPKTCLLESSNHQDEEHSLIARYAARLAADAAAQQQRVPIDLPCSLDANKQQRQLIAELESKNREILQEIQRLRLQHEEASQPPPDKGQQNPTLLAELRLLRQRKDELEQRMSTLQESRRELMVQLEQLMMLLKTQGAGSPRSSPSHTISRSIPTPIHSDSTSTTPTHTPQDSLMGVGGDVQEAFAQGPRRNLRNDLLIAADSITNTMSSLVKELNSDLSETDSTVDSDFGRCDTLGSASSDPFFAYKRPASTADEEMFENNLEQQLEDELKMEEMVKHRQETGKNCMVTLQQ